A window of Lytechinus pictus isolate F3 Inbred chromosome 7, Lp3.0, whole genome shotgun sequence contains these coding sequences:
- the LOC129264569 gene encoding leucine-rich repeat protein 1-like, with the protein MRLPCDVEIQNRMLPSHGMVKRGRSVRASVVIGRRPLAGNGKGAIFLAICTAKDRDGAKYCLKGNVVKIFGRFVQEGKATIRIHEPAQDVCISKADPLQLKAFLTAVNLAHRDQDLPNTQLSSLIPAKQSQVERPKTNVVIHQRRDYPISTGFPQKMESLQVNDCGLKKVDSRILKAKHLKRLDLSRNSICEIPENLEQLVNLSELNISNNQLQRLPMGLCKSNHLARTLQCLNVSHNQIRHLPCELVCLVRLVRLDISHNSLESLPENFGKLHHLRFLNVSGSAITFVPSSFSKLRLEEIDLSGSDSTLFTAKSSVDIPNTSGTVPKLVELAGRTTITEKLPYKEGDIPLTLCFYLSTSRWHWCFHGTPISVEGQPYGTFAMPLNLSHIAHTVTSSDFQHRAAPILMKGYLCSYNCQVKFSRGGYAR; encoded by the exons atgagGCTTCCCTGCGATGTTGAGATTCAAAACAGGATGCTGCCatcacatggtatggtcaagAGAGGGCGATCTGTGAGGGCCTCTGTTGTGATTGGTCGAAGGCCGCTGGCTGGGAACGGCAAAGGTGCAATCTTCCTTGCAATTTGCACAGCTAAAGACCGTGATGGAGCAAAGTATTGT TTGAAAGGGAATGTGGTCAAGATCTTTGGGCGCTTTGTTCAAGAAGGCAAAGCCACAATTCGTATCCATGAACCAGCACAGGATGTGTGTATCAGTAAG GCTGACCCTCTCCAGCTGAAAGCCTTCCTGACAGCTGTCAATCTAGCCCACCGAGACCAGGACCTACCCAATACCCAGCTCTCTAGTCTGATCCCAGCCAAACAGTCCCAAGTAGAACGGCCCAAGACTAATGTGGTGATCCACCAGAGACGGGACTATCCTATCAGTACTGGCTTTCCTCAGAAAATGGAATCTCTTCAGGTTAATG attgtGGTTTGAAGAAAGTTGACAGCAGGATTCTGAAGGCGAAGCATCTGAAAAGATTAGACCTGAGCCGCAACAGCATCTGTGAAATCCCAGAGAATCTTGAACAGCTTGTAAACCTTTCTGAACTCAACATCTCGAATAACCAACTTCAAAGACTACCTATGGGACTTTGCAAAAGTAATCACCTGGCAAGAACATTGCAATGCCTGAATGTTTCACATAATCAAATCAGGCATCTGCCATGTGAACTAGTGTGCTTAGTGAGACTGGTTAGATTGGACATCTCACACAATAGCCTGGAGAGCTTGCCAGAGAACTTTGGCAAGCTGCACCATCTGCGCTTCCTGAACGTGAGTGGCAGTGCAATCACATTTGTTCCATCTTCGTTCTCTAAGCTGAGGTTGGAGGAGATTGATTTGTCAGGGAGTGACTCAACATTGTTTACAGCAAAGAGCTCTGTGGATATCCCAAACACTTCAGGTACAGTGCCTAAACTGGTAGAGCTAGCAGGAAGAACAACCATTACAGAAAA GCTACCATACAAGGAGGGCGACATTCCATTGACATTGTGCTTCTACCTCTCAACGTCCCGTTGGCATTGGTGTTTCCACGGTACACCCATTAGCGTTGAAGGTCAGCCCTACGGGACATTTGCGATGCCCCTCAATCTCTCACATATAGCGCATACTGTCACATCATCAGACTTCCAGCATCGGGCTGCACCCATCCTCATGAAAGGCTACTTGTGTTCTTACAATTGCCAAGTCAAGTTTTCAAGAGGTGGATATGCGAGGTGA
- the LOC129270606 gene encoding zinc finger BED domain-containing protein 4-like, with protein MGIMCGVSDNGANIKKSLRDTANNGSIHGSVSCLAHNLNLVVHDVMKTQRRILDGLTVLRKIVSKVKNSMPVKRKFEELLKIYYPNSTHIKLQADVETRWNSCLRMLSTILPQRLAIEALIQDRVMQSHGVGLPKCYNHWTDMCDTMQEFVKVLEPFHEATLLCSKTTSSLSSYFPTLKGLIVSVERAQVRGIGATKDQLLKKLREVMATHVMSDDNDHIYLAATLLDPRYKKKFIPRHKREQVESAVIDAIISVIERKYTRPISAANRDQDETEEESEQTQEYGDPYDSDETPPEYTNDDGDNGSPATPINNQPPPPVQDRHAATNMEGASLMAGILAATEPDSDDDIAVDIESLRDVASRELKRYLEKPNIDTTSGQEAVLRYFGENGREFPNLTQTALSFQACPMSSVTSERMFSLAGNILTKKRCSLDPENLNKLAVIKVNYHYIR; from the exons ATGGGCATCATGTGCGGGGTGAGCGACAACGGGGCGAACATCAAGAAGAGTCTCCGAGACACAGCCAACAACGGGAGCATCCACGGCTCCGTTTCATGCCTCGCTCATAATCTCAACCTCGTGGTGCATGATGTAATGAAGACCCAGCGCCGTATCTTAGACGGATTGACTGTCCTCCGGAAGATTGTTTCTAAAGTGAAGAACTCTATGCCAGTAAAGCGTAAATTTGAGGAGCTTCTCAAAATCTACTACCCCAACTCCACCCACATCAAGCTCCAAGCAGACGTTGAGACACGGTGGAATAGCTGCCTGAGGATGCTCTCTACGATTCTACCTCAGCGACTTGCAATCGAGGCCCTCATCCAGGATCGTGTCATGCAGTCCCATGGTGTGGGGCTCCCAAAATGTTACAACCACTGGACAGACATGTGCGACACGATGCAAGAATTTGTGAAGGTCCTCGAGCCGTTTCACGAGGCAACACTCCTGTGCAGTAAGACGACCTCCTCACTTTCATCGTACTTTCCAACATTAAAGGGGCTTATTGTGTCTGTGGAGCGTGCTCAGGTGAGGGGGATAGGCGCCACTAAAGATCAACTCTTGAAGAAACTTCGCGAAGTGATGGCGACCCACGTCATGTCTGATGACAACGACCACATCTACTTGGCAGCAACTCTGCTAGACCCTCG ATACAAGAAGAAGTTCATCCCCCGCCACAAACGGGAACAGGTGGAATCGGCGGTTATAGACGCCATCATCTCCGTCATCGAGAGAAAATATACAAGACCAATCTCGGCGGCTAACAGAGATCAGGATGAGACCGAAGAAGAGTCAGAGCAAACTCAAGAATACGGCGACCCATACGACTCCGACGAGACGCCGCCTGAGTACACCAACGACGATGGCGACAATGGTAGCCCTGCCACGCCCATCAACAATCAACCTCCGCCTCCTGTTCAAGACCGTCATGCTGCAACTAACATGGAGGGTGCATCTCTAATGGCAGGAATACTGGCAGCAACGGAGCCTGATAGTGATGACGACATCGCGGTGGATATTGAATCTCTCCGCGATGTCGCATCACGAGAACTCAAGCGGTACCTTGAGAAACCCAATATTGACACAACAAGCGGTCAGGAAGCCGTTCTACGTTATTTCGGAGAGAACGGGAGAGAATTCCCAAACTTAACCCAAACCGCTCTCTCTTTCCAAGCATGCCCGATGTCGAGCGTTACTTCAGAACGCATGTTCTCATTGGCAGGAAACATTCTTACCAAGAAAAGATGCTCCCTGGACCCAGAAAACCTAAACAAATTAGCAGTCATTAAGGTGAACTATCACTACATTCGTTAA